From Bos indicus isolate NIAB-ARS_2022 breed Sahiwal x Tharparkar chromosome 4, NIAB-ARS_B.indTharparkar_mat_pri_1.0, whole genome shotgun sequence, the proteins below share one genomic window:
- the TAS2R38 gene encoding taste receptor type 2 member 38 has protein sequence MVTLTHIVSVPSEVRNAFLFFSVLEFAVGILLNAFIFLVNFRDLVRRQPLSHCDLVLLSLSLTRLVLHGLLFLKAIQLTHFQRMKDPLSFSYQTIIVLWMIVHQAGLWLTMCLSLLYCSKIVRFSHAFLLHAASWISRKIPQMLLGAMVLSCVCTLLCLWDFFSGSHLSAVTRLLMNNSTELNLNIAKLSFFHSFLFCSLASIPSFLLFLVSSGMLVFSLGRHMRMMRAKTRGSGDPSLEAHTRALRSLVSFFCLYVLSLCAALFSIPLLMLWHSKVGVMVCIGIMAACPSGHAVILISGNAKLRRAVDTILLWAKSSFKVRVDHKADPRTPDLC, from the coding sequence ATGGTGACTCTGACTCACATCGTATCTGTGCCCTCTGAAGTCAGGAAtgcatttctgttcttttcagtCCTGGAGTTTGCAGTAGGGATCCTACTCAACGCCTTCATTTTCTTGGTCAATTTCCGGGACCTGGTGAGGAGGCAGCCACTGAGCCACTGTGATCTTGTCCTATTGAGTCTCAGCCTCACCCGGCTTGTCCTACACGGGCTGCTCTTTCTGAAGGCCATCCAGCTTACTCATTTCCAGCGGATGAAAGACCCGCTGAGCTTCAGCTACCAGACCATCATCGTACTCTGGATGATCGTCCACCAAGCCGGACTCTGGCTCACCATGTGCCTTAGTCTCCTCTACTGCTCCAAGATTGTCCGTTTCTCTCACGCCTTCCTGCTCCATGCAGCAAGCTGGATCTCCAGAAAGATCCCCCAGATGCTTCTGGGTGCTATGGTTCTCTCCTGTGTCTGCACTCTTCTCTGCTTATGGGACTTTTTTAGTGGATCTCATTTATCAGCTGTAACTAGGCTACTCATGAATAACAGTACTGAACTCAATTTGAACATTGCAAAACtcagtttctttcattccttcctctTCTGCAGCCTGGcatccatcccttctttcttgcttttcctgGTTTCCTCTGGGATGCTGGTGTTCTCCCTGGGGAGGCATATGAGGATGATGAGGGCCAAAACCAGAGGCTCTGGGGACCCCAGCCTGGAGGCTCACACACGGGCGCTCAGGTCTCTTGTCTCTTTCTTCTGCCTGTATGTGCTGTCACTCTGTGCTGCCTTATTCTCGATACCGTTGCTGATGCTGTGGCACAGCAAGGTCGGGGTGATGGTCTGCATAGGGATAATGGCAGCCTGTCCCTCAGGACATGCAGTCATTCTGATCTCAGGGAATGCCAAGCTGAGGAGGGCTGTGGACACCATTCTGCTTTGGGCAAAGAGCAGCTTCAAGGTAAGGGTGGACCACAAGGCAGATCCCAGGACGCCAGATCTGTGTTGA